Proteins found in one Subtercola endophyticus genomic segment:
- a CDS encoding AMP-binding protein produces the protein MNATETFRAARNTLLEHRTAAAAATAAFEWPDVGPHFNWAIDWFDAIAVGNERLALHIVEEDGSETKVSYDQLRWRSDEVAAWLDSVGVQQGDHVMLMLGNRVELWESMLAIMKLGAVILPTTTLLSPADLDDRLVRGGVSHVIADVSVIDRFTGVEGDFERIVVGANDGRPSVSVGRPGAGDGTRKTALPDGWLDYDDSLEGLGIAPSVTVDTSDPSLIYFTSGTTSKPKMVVHTQASYPVGHLSTLYWLGIGPNDVHLAISSPGWGKHAWSCFFAPFNAEATVFIYNYGRFDPVALRERLDQHRVTTFCAPPTVWRMLIQSDLGTKPRALHEALSAGEPLNPGVIAAVEEAWGLTIRDGYGQTETTALIANPPGGEVVPGAMGRALPGVAIAIVDPLTGAPAATGEICLDLSVEPANLMSGYLNDDERTAASRAGGYFHTGDVAVLADDGTITFVGRTDDIFKSSDFKISPFEVESVLLQHPAVAESAVVPAPDATRHSVVKAYVALAEGWAPDAATAEVIFAHSHAQLSSFERVRRIEFFELPKTISGKIRRVELREREQAAFDRGEAISTEWRH, from the coding sequence ATGAACGCGACCGAGACCTTCCGGGCCGCCCGAAATACCCTGCTCGAGCACCGCACTGCTGCGGCAGCCGCCACTGCGGCCTTCGAGTGGCCAGACGTCGGGCCGCACTTCAACTGGGCTATCGACTGGTTCGATGCCATCGCCGTCGGCAACGAACGCCTCGCCCTGCACATCGTCGAAGAAGACGGCAGCGAGACGAAGGTCAGCTATGACCAGTTGCGCTGGCGCAGCGACGAGGTCGCAGCGTGGCTCGACAGCGTCGGGGTGCAGCAGGGTGACCACGTGATGCTGATGCTCGGCAACCGGGTCGAGCTGTGGGAGTCGATGCTGGCCATCATGAAGCTGGGAGCGGTCATCCTGCCGACCACCACCCTGCTCTCGCCGGCCGATCTCGACGACCGACTGGTGCGCGGGGGTGTGAGCCACGTGATCGCCGACGTCTCGGTGATCGACCGATTCACGGGCGTCGAGGGCGACTTCGAGCGCATCGTCGTCGGAGCGAACGACGGCCGTCCGAGCGTCAGCGTCGGCCGTCCGGGCGCCGGCGACGGCACTCGCAAGACCGCACTCCCCGACGGCTGGCTCGACTACGACGACTCGCTCGAGGGCCTCGGCATCGCGCCTTCGGTCACCGTCGATACCTCCGACCCGAGCCTCATCTACTTCACCTCGGGCACCACCTCGAAGCCCAAAATGGTCGTGCACACCCAGGCCTCCTACCCCGTCGGCCACCTTTCGACCCTGTATTGGCTGGGCATCGGCCCGAATGATGTGCACCTCGCCATCAGTTCGCCGGGCTGGGGAAAACACGCCTGGAGCTGCTTTTTCGCACCGTTCAACGCCGAGGCGACGGTGTTCATCTACAACTACGGCCGCTTCGATCCGGTCGCCCTGCGTGAGCGACTCGACCAGCACCGGGTGACGACCTTCTGCGCGCCGCCCACGGTGTGGCGGATGCTCATCCAGAGTGATCTCGGCACAAAACCGCGGGCACTGCACGAGGCCCTCTCGGCCGGCGAGCCGCTGAACCCCGGCGTCATCGCCGCCGTCGAAGAGGCGTGGGGGCTGACCATCCGCGACGGCTACGGACAGACCGAGACCACCGCGCTCATCGCCAACCCGCCCGGCGGCGAGGTCGTGCCGGGTGCCATGGGCCGGGCGCTTCCCGGCGTCGCCATCGCGATCGTCGACCCGCTCACCGGGGCGCCTGCCGCGACGGGCGAGATCTGCCTCGATCTCAGCGTCGAGCCCGCGAATCTCATGTCGGGCTACCTGAACGACGACGAACGAACGGCCGCCTCGCGGGCAGGCGGGTACTTTCACACCGGCGACGTCGCGGTGCTCGCCGACGACGGCACGATCACGTTCGTCGGCCGCACCGACGACATCTTCAAGTCGTCCGACTTCAAGATCTCACCCTTCGAGGTCGAGAGTGTGCTGCTGCAGCATCCCGCCGTTGCAGAGTCTGCCGTCGTGCCGGCTCCGGATGCGACGCGGCACAGCGTCGTGAAGGCCTACGTCGCCCTTGCCGAGGGCTGGGCGCCCGACGCTGCGACGGCCGAGGTCATCTTCGCGCACTCGCACGCCCAGCTCTCGTCGTTCGAGCGGGTACGCCGCATCGAGTTCTTCGAGCTGCCGAAAACCATCTCGGGCAAGATCCGCCGGGTGGAGTTGCGCGAGCGCGAGCAAGCGGCCTTCGACCGCGGCGAAGCGATCAGCACGGAGTGGCGGCACTGA
- a CDS encoding flavin monoamine oxidase family protein produces MQRLHRDVVIVGAGATGLTAAVQLQQAGLSVVVLEARDRVGGRVWTNAIDGQMYEIGGQWVSPDQTALLETLDELGLGTYSRFRDGESVYVGPDGVAKRFTGDIFPASPHSRAEIERLIGLLDELVAEIDPAAPWQHPRASEFDHISFAGWLEQHSDDDEARKNVALFIADAMLTKPAHSFSLLQALLMAASAGSFSHLVDADFILDKRVIGGLQQVPLKLAEQLPPDDLRLGQAVRGIRWSSAALADDALAAEGGDAGPVEVYTDDLTVVARRVIVAVPPNLYNRIEYTPNLPRLRQQLQQHQSLGLVIKVHASYETPFWREDGLSGTAFSPYQVVHEAYDNSNYGETRGTLVGFVSDEKADAVFRMPVAERRQSILNSLAAYYGPRALDPVVYYESDWAAEEWTQGAYAASFDLGGLTRYGALQLEPVGPLRFGSSDLAAEGYQHVDGAIRVGRRLAAETITSLESSASTAEGDTE; encoded by the coding sequence ATGCAGCGATTACACCGTGACGTCGTGATTGTCGGCGCGGGAGCGACGGGGCTGACCGCCGCCGTGCAGTTGCAGCAAGCAGGGCTTTCGGTTGTGGTGCTCGAAGCGCGCGACCGGGTCGGCGGTCGTGTCTGGACCAACGCTATCGACGGGCAGATGTACGAGATCGGCGGCCAGTGGGTCTCGCCCGACCAGACGGCGCTGCTCGAGACCCTCGACGAACTCGGACTCGGTACCTACTCGCGTTTTCGTGACGGCGAGAGCGTGTACGTCGGGCCCGACGGCGTGGCGAAGCGGTTCACGGGCGACATCTTTCCGGCAAGCCCGCACTCCAGGGCCGAGATCGAGCGACTGATCGGTCTGCTCGACGAACTCGTCGCCGAGATCGATCCGGCGGCGCCGTGGCAGCACCCCCGGGCATCCGAGTTCGACCACATCTCGTTCGCGGGCTGGCTCGAGCAGCACAGCGACGACGACGAGGCGCGCAAGAACGTCGCTCTCTTCATCGCCGACGCCATGCTCACGAAGCCGGCGCACTCGTTCTCACTGCTGCAGGCGCTGCTGATGGCCGCCAGTGCCGGCAGCTTCAGCCACCTCGTCGATGCGGACTTCATTCTCGATAAACGTGTCATCGGCGGCCTGCAACAGGTGCCGCTGAAGCTGGCCGAACAGCTGCCGCCCGACGATCTGCGGCTCGGGCAGGCGGTGCGGGGCATCCGCTGGTCGTCGGCCGCGCTCGCCGATGACGCGCTCGCCGCAGAGGGAGGTGACGCTGGGCCGGTGGAGGTGTACACCGATGATCTGACCGTCGTCGCGCGCCGGGTGATCGTGGCCGTGCCGCCGAACCTGTACAACCGCATCGAGTACACACCGAACCTGCCGCGCCTTCGCCAGCAGTTGCAGCAGCACCAGTCGCTCGGTCTGGTGATCAAGGTGCACGCCAGCTACGAGACACCGTTCTGGCGCGAAGACGGGCTTTCGGGCACCGCGTTCAGCCCGTACCAGGTGGTGCATGAGGCCTACGACAATTCCAACTACGGCGAGACCCGCGGCACGCTCGTCGGGTTCGTCTCCGACGAGAAGGCCGACGCGGTGTTCCGGATGCCCGTGGCCGAGCGCAGGCAGAGCATCCTGAACTCGCTCGCCGCCTACTACGGGCCGCGCGCGCTCGACCCGGTCGTCTACTACGAGAGCGACTGGGCCGCAGAGGAGTGGACGCAGGGCGCCTACGCCGCGAGCTTCGATCTCGGCGGGCTCACCCGCTACGGGGCGCTGCAGCTCGAGCCCGTGGGGCCGCTGCGCTTCGGTTCGAGCGACCTCGCCGCCGAAGGCTACCAGCACGTCGACGGGGCTATCCGCGTGGGGCGCCGCCTCGCCGCTGAGACCATCACCAGCCTTGAGTCAAGCGCATCCACTGCCGAAGGAGACACCGAATGA
- a CDS encoding NAD-dependent succinate-semialdehyde dehydrogenase: MSHYAVINPATGETVAEYPTITDEALQQAITSASAAYESWSRKVAVGDRAALIARVAALHTERRLQLAEIVVREVGKPLDQALGEVDFAAAIYQYYADNGADFLADEPIELSDGDGSAFIRRGGLGVLLGIMPWNFPYYQVARFAGPNIVAGNTILLKHAPQCPESAAAIAQIFDDAESELGAHDSVYVNIYASNEQIATVIADARVQGVSVTGSERAGAAVAALAGKHLKKVVLELGGSDPFILLSTDDLDTAVQDAVNARLDNNGQSCNAAKRFIVIDSLYDEFAAKFTSLFTAAQPTDPMAEGTLLGPLSSAAATDRLEEQLGRAVSQGATVLASGTPSGNFFPPAVLADVTPQMDAYREEFFGPVAALYRVPSEEAAVALANDTPFGLGSYVYTTDPEQALRVADGIDAGMVWINLVLGDAAELPFGGVKRSGSGREMGRFAMEEFVNKKLIRIA, from the coding sequence ATGAGCCACTACGCCGTCATCAATCCCGCCACGGGCGAGACTGTCGCCGAATACCCGACCATCACCGATGAGGCGCTGCAGCAGGCCATCACCTCGGCCTCCGCCGCCTACGAGAGCTGGTCGCGAAAGGTCGCTGTCGGCGACCGTGCCGCGCTGATCGCCCGCGTGGCGGCGCTGCACACCGAACGCCGCCTGCAGCTGGCCGAGATCGTGGTGCGTGAGGTCGGCAAGCCGCTCGACCAGGCGCTGGGCGAAGTCGACTTCGCAGCGGCGATCTACCAGTACTACGCCGACAACGGCGCGGACTTTCTGGCCGACGAGCCGATCGAGCTCTCTGACGGCGATGGTTCGGCGTTCATCCGTCGCGGCGGTCTCGGCGTGCTGCTGGGCATCATGCCCTGGAACTTTCCGTACTACCAGGTGGCGCGCTTCGCCGGGCCGAACATCGTGGCTGGCAACACCATTCTGCTGAAGCACGCGCCGCAGTGCCCCGAGTCGGCCGCGGCCATCGCGCAGATCTTCGACGACGCCGAATCCGAGCTCGGCGCGCACGACTCGGTGTACGTGAACATCTACGCCAGCAACGAGCAGATCGCCACCGTCATCGCGGATGCCCGTGTGCAGGGTGTCTCGGTGACGGGCTCCGAGCGGGCCGGGGCCGCCGTGGCCGCGCTCGCGGGCAAGCACCTCAAGAAGGTCGTGCTCGAGCTGGGCGGGTCGGATCCGTTCATTCTGCTCTCGACCGACGACCTCGACACCGCCGTGCAAGACGCGGTGAACGCGCGGCTCGACAACAACGGCCAGTCGTGCAACGCCGCGAAACGGTTCATCGTCATCGACTCGCTGTACGACGAGTTCGCGGCGAAGTTCACGTCGCTGTTCACCGCTGCGCAGCCGACCGACCCGATGGCGGAGGGCACGCTGCTCGGCCCGCTCTCTTCAGCCGCAGCGACCGATCGGCTCGAGGAGCAGCTCGGGCGGGCCGTGTCGCAGGGTGCGACAGTGCTGGCGTCGGGAACCCCCTCGGGTAACTTCTTTCCGCCCGCGGTGCTCGCCGACGTCACCCCGCAGATGGATGCCTATCGCGAGGAGTTCTTCGGCCCGGTTGCGGCTCTGTACCGCGTGCCCTCGGAGGAGGCAGCCGTTGCCCTCGCCAACGACACTCCGTTCGGGCTCGGCTCGTACGTCTACACCACCGACCCCGAACAGGCGCTGCGGGTGGCCGACGGCATCGACGCGGGCATGGTGTGGATCAACCTCGTGCTCGGCGACGCCGCAGAACTGCCGTTCGGCGGTGTGAAGCGCTCGGGTTCGGGCCGCGAGATGGGCCGGTTCGCCATGGAGGAATTCGTGAACAAGAAGCTCATTCGTATCGCCTGA
- a CDS encoding NAD(P)/FAD-dependent oxidoreductase — MRPTHDAAAHDTVFERQRPAAAAVEQALAGARRSAFWLDDIALSRTRFEALRHTIDADLVIVGGGYTGLWSALRALERQPDARVVVLEAGRVGWAASGRNGGFCEASITHGDENGENRWPDEMQTLRRLGDENLDAIEQTVARYGMKCDFERTGTLTVAIEPHQVDWVQGDGFLDEAAVRAEVASPTYLAGSWNMRSTALVHPAKLVTELARVVTERGGQIFEGSRVVGLGGAGRRAGQSAAGAWDPAGASGTAGASAASAASGASPGSVTVRTASGGTVRAARAVLATNVFPSLLKRNRGMTVPVYDYALMTEPLSDHQLASIGWSNRQGIADLANQFHYYRLSADNRILFGGYDAVYHFGSKVRPSYEERASSYSTLASHFLTTFPQLTGIRFANAWAGPIDTSTRFCAFFGTARGGSVAYAAGFTGLGVGASRFAADVVLDLLSGQPTERTELRMVRERPLPFPPEPAASIGINLTRWSLDRADHRAGKRNLLLRSLDAVGLGFDS; from the coding sequence ATGAGACCCACCCACGACGCTGCGGCACACGACACCGTCTTCGAGCGGCAGCGCCCCGCTGCGGCAGCTGTTGAGCAGGCGCTGGCGGGAGCCCGGCGCAGCGCGTTCTGGCTCGACGACATCGCGCTCTCGCGCACCCGCTTCGAGGCGCTGCGGCACACGATCGACGCCGACCTCGTGATCGTCGGCGGCGGGTACACCGGGCTCTGGTCGGCACTCCGAGCGCTCGAACGGCAACCGGATGCCCGTGTGGTCGTGCTCGAAGCGGGCCGTGTCGGCTGGGCGGCGTCGGGCCGTAACGGCGGATTCTGCGAGGCCAGCATCACTCACGGCGACGAGAACGGCGAGAACCGCTGGCCAGACGAGATGCAAACCCTGCGGCGCCTCGGCGACGAGAACCTCGATGCCATCGAACAGACGGTGGCCCGGTACGGCATGAAGTGCGACTTCGAACGCACCGGAACGCTGACCGTGGCAATCGAGCCGCACCAGGTCGACTGGGTGCAGGGTGACGGTTTTCTCGACGAGGCGGCCGTGCGGGCGGAGGTCGCGTCGCCGACCTACCTCGCCGGGTCGTGGAACATGCGGTCGACGGCCCTCGTGCATCCGGCGAAACTCGTGACCGAGCTCGCTCGTGTGGTCACCGAGCGGGGCGGGCAGATCTTCGAGGGCTCGCGCGTGGTCGGCCTCGGCGGCGCCGGTCGACGTGCCGGACAGTCGGCCGCGGGTGCGTGGGATCCCGCGGGTGCGTCGGGTACCGCGGGTGCGTCGGCTGCGTCGGCTGCGTCGGGTGCCTCGCCCGGCAGCGTCACCGTGCGAACCGCGAGCGGCGGCACCGTTCGCGCCGCGCGCGCCGTTCTCGCGACCAACGTCTTTCCGTCGTTGCTGAAGCGCAACCGCGGCATGACCGTGCCTGTCTACGACTACGCGCTGATGACCGAGCCGCTCAGCGACCACCAGCTCGCCTCGATCGGCTGGTCGAATCGGCAGGGAATCGCCGATCTGGCGAACCAGTTCCACTACTACCGGCTGAGCGCCGACAACCGTATTCTGTTCGGCGGCTACGACGCGGTCTACCATTTCGGCAGCAAGGTCCGGCCCTCGTACGAAGAACGGGCTTCGAGCTATTCGACCCTCGCGAGTCACTTTCTCACCACGTTTCCGCAGCTGACGGGCATCCGGTTCGCCAACGCCTGGGCGGGGCCGATCGACACCTCGACGCGGTTCTGCGCCTTTTTCGGCACCGCACGCGGTGGCAGCGTCGCCTACGCGGCCGGATTCACGGGTCTCGGTGTCGGAGCGAGCCGGTTCGCGGCCGACGTGGTGCTCGACCTGCTCTCGGGTCAGCCGACGGAACGCACCGAGTTGCGCATGGTGCGTGAGCGGCCGCTGCCCTTTCCGCCCGAACCGGCCGCCTCGATCGGCATCAACCTGACCCGCTGGTCGCTCGACCGGGCCGACCACCGGGCCGGCAAGCGAAACCTGCTGCTGCGCTCGCTCGATGCCGTGGGGCTGGGGTTCGATTCGTGA
- a CDS encoding IclR family transcriptional regulator — protein sequence MANEHDSRSVASKLFAILDAFDAPQPTGGGASCAAPRVAAAHASAAAHASATSRAAASARPSTAADPAATPPRAAPAPAPAATLTLTAIAERARLPLSTAHRLVAEWVAWGGLVRDDDGRYSLGLRLWELGVQTPPARDLRATALPYLEDLFEATHEHVHLAILDGRDALYLEKLTGHDAVPVISRVGARLPLHSTGVGLVLLAYAPADVINGYLDAPLAGFLPNTVTSAEQLRRRLAEVRATGIAQMRDEMTPGSSSTAAPVRDRTGAVVGAVSVVIRTTDSSPHQNEAVVRLAARGISRALGFR from the coding sequence GTGGCCAACGAACACGACAGCCGCTCGGTCGCGAGCAAGCTCTTCGCGATTCTCGACGCCTTCGACGCGCCGCAGCCCACGGGTGGTGGGGCCTCGTGTGCGGCGCCCCGCGTGGCCGCCGCACACGCATCGGCCGCCGCACACGCGTCGGCCACCTCGCGCGCGGCGGCCAGCGCGCGACCGTCGACAGCAGCGGACCCAGCCGCGACCCCGCCGCGGGCCGCCCCCGCCCCCGCCCCCGCCGCCACCCTCACCCTGACCGCCATCGCCGAGCGCGCCCGCCTGCCGCTCTCCACCGCTCACCGCCTCGTCGCCGAGTGGGTCGCCTGGGGCGGCCTCGTGCGCGACGACGACGGCCGTTACTCGCTCGGCCTGCGCCTCTGGGAGCTCGGCGTGCAGACCCCGCCGGCCCGCGACCTGCGCGCGACCGCGCTGCCCTACCTCGAAGACCTCTTCGAGGCCACCCACGAACACGTTCACCTCGCCATACTCGACGGTCGCGACGCCCTCTACCTCGAAAAGCTCACGGGCCACGACGCGGTACCCGTCATCTCGCGGGTCGGTGCCCGCCTGCCGTTGCATTCGACTGGTGTCGGCCTCGTTCTGCTGGCATACGCCCCCGCCGACGTCATCAACGGGTACCTGGATGCCCCGCTCGCCGGCTTTCTGCCGAACACTGTCACCTCGGCAGAGCAGCTGCGCCGCCGCCTCGCCGAGGTGCGGGCGACCGGAATCGCCCAGATGCGCGACGAGATGACCCCCGGCTCGTCGTCGACCGCGGCACCCGTGCGCGACCGCACCGGTGCTGTCGTCGGCGCCGTCTCCGTGGTGATCCGCACCACCGACTCGTCGCCTCACCAGAACGAGGCCGTCGTTCGCCTCGCCGCGCGCGGCATCAGTCGCGCCCTCGGCTTCCGCTGA
- a CDS encoding 4-hydroxybenzoate 3-monooxygenase has translation MPHLTTRVAIVGAGPAGLLLGWSLHRAGIDFVIVENRDRDYVLGRIRAGVLEQGSVETLERLGVGAGVQANGMVHNGIYLQYSGERHHIDFTELLGRTVTIYGQQAVVHDLVEAHDGAGTPVFYDANDVAVHDLTGSPSLTFEHDGQPYTVNADFIVGADGFHGVCRQSVPADALQSYEREYPFAWLGILADVAPSTDELIYALHDDGFAMHSMRSHTVSRLYVQVDPADDIANWSDARIWDALHTRLAVPGWTLDEGPITEKSILPMRSFVVSTLQYGSLFLVGDAGHIVPPTGAKGLNSAMSDVSQLSAALVSHYAGTDTLLAAYSSTALSRQWKVQQFSQWMTDLLHKRPETDAAGAFDYRSQLGRLDYVTHSTEAKRSLAEQYTGLRLDV, from the coding sequence ATGCCCCACCTCACCACCCGCGTCGCCATCGTCGGCGCCGGCCCCGCCGGACTGCTGCTCGGCTGGTCGCTGCACCGGGCCGGCATCGACTTCGTCATTGTCGAGAACCGCGACCGCGACTACGTGCTCGGCCGTATTCGCGCCGGCGTGCTCGAGCAGGGTTCGGTCGAGACGCTCGAGCGGCTCGGCGTCGGTGCCGGGGTGCAGGCGAACGGCATGGTGCACAACGGCATCTACCTGCAGTACTCCGGCGAGCGGCACCACATCGACTTCACCGAACTGCTCGGCCGCACGGTCACGATCTACGGCCAGCAGGCGGTGGTGCACGATCTGGTCGAGGCGCATGACGGCGCGGGCACGCCCGTCTTCTACGACGCGAACGACGTCGCGGTGCACGACCTCACCGGGTCGCCTTCGCTGACCTTCGAGCACGACGGTCAGCCGTACACGGTGAACGCCGACTTCATCGTGGGGGCCGACGGCTTTCACGGCGTGTGCCGCCAGTCGGTGCCGGCGGATGCCCTGCAGAGCTACGAGCGGGAATACCCTTTCGCCTGGCTGGGCATTCTGGCCGATGTCGCACCGTCGACCGACGAGCTCATCTACGCCTTGCACGACGACGGATTCGCCATGCACTCGATGCGCTCGCACACCGTGTCGCGGCTCTACGTGCAGGTCGACCCCGCCGACGACATCGCGAACTGGTCGGATGCCCGCATCTGGGACGCCCTGCACACCCGTCTCGCCGTGCCGGGCTGGACCCTCGACGAAGGCCCCATCACCGAGAAATCCATTCTGCCGATGCGCAGCTTCGTCGTCTCGACGCTGCAGTACGGGTCGCTCTTTCTCGTCGGCGACGCGGGTCACATCGTGCCGCCCACCGGAGCGAAGGGGCTCAACTCGGCGATGTCTGACGTCTCGCAGCTGAGTGCCGCGCTGGTGTCGCACTACGCAGGCACCGATACGCTGCTCGCGGCGTACAGCTCCACCGCGCTGTCTCGGCAGTGGAAGGTGCAGCAGTTCTCCCAGTGGATGACCGACCTGCTGCACAAGCGCCCCGAAACCGATGCCGCGGGAGCCTTCGACTACCGCAGCCAGCTCGGCCGGCTCGACTACGTCACGCACTCCACCGAAGCGAAGCGCTCGCTCGCCGAGCAGTACACCGGCCTGCGTCTCGACGTCTAG
- a CDS encoding NtaA/DmoA family FMN-dependent monooxygenase (This protein belongs to a clade of FMN-dependent monooxygenases, within a broader family of flavin-dependent oxidoreductases, the luciferase-like monooxygenase (LMM) family, some of whose members use coenzyme F420 rather than FMN.) produces MTKPLTLAIFQQLGPAGTSYGSWRHPENTSTHYLDVDHWVELGKKFDEAGFDFLFFADAYGAPDASDRFFDIRVSDANIGAADPLVLVSAIAAATKNLGIVVTASTTTEKPQSLTRRYATLDHLTKGRIGWNIVTGSGQAASARLFGETMIPHDKRYEIADDHLQLSLKLWEGSWEDDALVIDKESGVYADSTKLHETHHDGPYFKSDGFLTVPPSPQRTPLLVQAGTSGPGKDFAARYAEAVFLAGGDPVHVAANIADIRRRAVGYGRAADSIKFLIGAGFVTAPTEEEALAKREVMLSYSTKESAAAFYATLTGIDLLAMDPDKPLGGVRTEQGQSSVERFAGSDDVAPATVGEIIEDYRRNGVNGTIFVGSPTQIADQVEEFIEATGADGFAIQPYLVPGSYDDYIDLLLPEFRARGLAKESLEGTTLREHLFGEGHKRLPAEHTGASHRAGGADVAGAGAAATDDRQPESLEVA; encoded by the coding sequence ATGACAAAACCCCTGACCCTGGCCATCTTTCAGCAGCTCGGCCCGGCAGGCACGAGCTACGGCAGCTGGCGACACCCCGAGAACACCTCCACGCACTACCTCGATGTCGACCACTGGGTCGAGCTCGGCAAGAAATTCGATGAGGCGGGCTTCGACTTTCTCTTCTTCGCCGACGCCTACGGCGCGCCCGACGCCTCCGACCGGTTCTTCGACATCAGGGTGTCAGACGCGAACATCGGGGCGGCGGATCCGCTGGTGCTCGTGTCGGCCATCGCCGCGGCGACGAAGAACCTCGGAATCGTCGTGACGGCCTCGACCACCACCGAGAAACCGCAGTCGCTGACCCGCCGGTACGCCACACTCGACCACCTCACGAAGGGCCGCATCGGCTGGAACATCGTGACGGGATCGGGCCAAGCGGCATCCGCTCGCCTGTTCGGTGAGACCATGATTCCCCACGACAAGCGATACGAGATCGCCGACGACCACCTGCAGCTGTCGCTGAAGCTGTGGGAGGGGTCGTGGGAAGATGACGCGCTCGTGATCGACAAAGAGAGTGGCGTCTATGCCGACTCGACGAAGCTGCACGAAACCCATCACGACGGGCCGTACTTCAAGTCGGACGGGTTCTTGACGGTTCCGCCGTCGCCGCAGCGCACTCCTCTGCTGGTGCAGGCCGGCACGTCAGGTCCTGGCAAGGACTTCGCCGCTCGCTACGCCGAAGCGGTGTTTCTCGCCGGCGGAGACCCGGTGCATGTCGCGGCGAACATCGCCGACATTCGGCGGCGTGCCGTCGGCTACGGCCGGGCCGCCGATTCGATCAAGTTCTTGATCGGCGCGGGATTCGTCACGGCGCCGACCGAAGAAGAAGCGCTGGCCAAGCGTGAGGTGATGCTGAGCTACTCGACCAAGGAGTCGGCTGCGGCGTTCTACGCCACGCTCACGGGTATCGACCTGCTCGCGATGGATCCCGACAAACCCCTCGGCGGCGTACGCACCGAGCAGGGGCAGAGCAGCGTCGAACGGTTCGCCGGCTCTGACGATGTCGCTCCCGCAACGGTCGGCGAGATCATCGAGGACTACCGGCGTAACGGGGTCAACGGCACGATCTTCGTCGGCTCGCCCACGCAGATCGCCGACCAGGTCGAGGAGTTCATCGAGGCGACCGGGGCCGACGGGTTCGCTATTCAGCCCTACCTGGTGCCGGGCAGCTACGACGACTACATCGACCTGCTGCTGCCCGAGTTCCGCGCACGGGGGCTCGCGAAGGAGTCGCTCGAGGGCACCACGCTGCGCGAGCACCTCTTCGGCGAGGGTCACAAGCGGCTGCCGGCCGAGCACACGGGCGCTTCACACCGCGCGGGCGGTGCGGATGTCGCGGGTGCGGGTGCTGCGGCAACGGATGACCGGCAGCCCGAGAGCCTCGAAGTGGCCTGA